The nucleotide window CACTGATAACACAGACGAAAACCGTCGATGTTCTTATCTGTGTCACCGAAGCAGATCAGACACTTGTAGAGTCTCTGGAGGGTGCCTACGAGAACTACGATTTTCAGGAGGTCAAGCGACTCCTCAACGCGACCAAGCCGCTTCGGGTCTCCATCCCAATATACCGCGATGACTCACCAGAGGCTAATGTAGTCACCGAGTTACGGCCTCTTGCGGGACGTAAGGATGAGAGTTCGATTCGCGTACTCGATGCGGGAACGCGAGACTTTGAAAAATACTTCGACCACACCACGGGATTCGTCGTAGCAGATTCTACAGTTGAGGACCGATTCCTATGACCGACGTCGATCCAGTTCAACGACTCCTGCGAACTGCGAGAGATGACGCGCGAGACGAATCGTTTCGGGTAACCGGCGTCATGATGCAGTATTACGTCGTCTGTAAGCGCGAACTCTGGTTTCACAGCCGTCATATCGAGATTGACCGCGGGAACTCCGCTATTGTCCGAGGAACCCATATCGACGAAACCGCGTATAGCGACAAACGGCGACATGTCTCGATTGACAGTACAATTGCGATTGACGTATTGGATGATGGTCGTGTGATGGAGGTCAAACCTTCCTCGGCACTCGTCGAACCTGCGAAACTCCAGTTACTCTACTACTTATGGTATCTGAAGCACGTTGTTGGTGTCGAGAAATCTGGCGTACTTGCACACCCGACAGAGCGCAAGCGAGAAGACGTAGAATTGACTGATGAGACCGAACAGAAGGTCGAAGACGCGATTCGTGGTGTACACGAAATCATCGCGAGGGGGTCGCCACCACCGGCATCAAAGAAACCAGTCTGCGACTCGTGTGCGTATCATGACTTCTGCTGGAGTTGCTAGCATGGACCGAAACTACCACATATTCAGCGATGGGTGCCTCGAACGACACAACGATACTGTCCGTCTCGTGACGCTCGATGACGAAAAGAAGTACCTCCCAATCGAGAAGGCGGAAGCTATCTACTTACACGGCCAGATCGATTACAATACGCGGCTTATCTCGTTTCTCAATAAACACGGGACCGCGCTCCACATCTTCGGTTGGAAGGACTACTACGCTGGTTCGGTTATGCCGAAGCGAGGTCAAACATCGGGTCGAACGCTTGTCGAACAAGTACGGGCGTACGATTCTCCTGCACAGCGAACCGATATCGCCCGTAAATTTGTCGACGGCAGTATCCACAACATGCGAGCGAACGTCTCATATTACAACTCGCGTGGGCACGATTTTGATTCGGAGTTAGCATCGCTTGATGCTGCTGGTGCTCGTCTCACCGAGACAACAGCCGTCGAAGAGATTATGGGTGTCGAAGCAACTGCTCGGCGTGCATACTATTCGACGTTCGATAGTATCCTCCCGGATGGATTCGTCTTCAACGGACGGCGGTATAATCCACCGACCAACGAGGTTAACAGTCTCATTTCGTTCGGGAACTCACTCGTCTATGCAAACGTTGTCTCCGGCATTCGTGCGACTGCCCTTGACCCGGCAGTGAGCTTTCTTCACGAACCTGGCGAACGCCGGTATTCGCTCGCACTCGACATTGCGGACCTGTTCAAGCCGCTGCTCGCAGACCGAGTCACCTTCCGACTGCTCAATCGACAGCAACTCACACCGGCCGATTTTGAGACGGACCTCAACTCCTGTTTGCTGACCGAACACGGTCGCAAAACCTTCTCAAAAGCCTTCGAGGAGACGCTCGAACAGACCGTGGAGCATCCCCGACTGAATCGGAAGGTGAGCTATCAGTATCTCCTCAGAATTGAAGCGTACAAACTGAAAAAGCACCTCCTTACGGGAGAGGAATATGTACCCTTCAAGCGGTGGTGGTAACCCGTGGTGTACATTATCGTCGTGTACGACATGCGGGCCGACCGAACGCGATTGATGCTCAACTTCCTCAGAAAATACCTCACGCACGTACAGAACTCCGTCTTCGAGGGCGAGGTCACGGAGGGTGATCTGGAAACGATTCGGAACCATACGCAAACGTTACTGAACCCGGACGAATCGACGATTATCTACCGAATCGGGTCTGAGAAATACGTCGACCGAACTGTTATCGGAGAGGACCCAACTGACGAGTCACGGTTTCTGTAGCAGTCGACCCCCCGGGGGGTAGAGGGGTATTGGAGGTCGACGGAAACACTTGAGTGGGAACCGTCCGTAGAGCACTTGTGGCGCTTAAATCGGCCATGGTTACAGACGAACCCTAGTTGGGTTGAAGCATCCGGTCCCAGTAGAGCGCGTAGACGCCGAGGGCGTTACAGACGAACCCTAGTTGGGTTGAAGCCTTTGTCGGCGAGGACGAGCGCGCCGGCT belongs to Haloferax mediterranei ATCC 33500 and includes:
- the cas4 gene encoding CRISPR-associated protein Cas4; protein product: MTDVDPVQRLLRTARDDARDESFRVTGVMMQYYVVCKRELWFHSRHIEIDRGNSAIVRGTHIDETAYSDKRRHVSIDSTIAIDVLDDGRVMEVKPSSALVEPAKLQLLYYLWYLKHVVGVEKSGVLAHPTERKREDVELTDETEQKVEDAIRGVHEIIARGSPPPASKKPVCDSCAYHDFCWSC
- the cas1b gene encoding type I-B CRISPR-associated endonuclease Cas1b → MDRNYHIFSDGCLERHNDTVRLVTLDDEKKYLPIEKAEAIYLHGQIDYNTRLISFLNKHGTALHIFGWKDYYAGSVMPKRGQTSGRTLVEQVRAYDSPAQRTDIARKFVDGSIHNMRANVSYYNSRGHDFDSELASLDAAGARLTETTAVEEIMGVEATARRAYYSTFDSILPDGFVFNGRRYNPPTNEVNSLISFGNSLVYANVVSGIRATALDPAVSFLHEPGERRYSLALDIADLFKPLLADRVTFRLLNRQQLTPADFETDLNSCLLTEHGRKTFSKAFEETLEQTVEHPRLNRKVSYQYLLRIEAYKLKKHLLTGEEYVPFKRWW
- the cas2 gene encoding CRISPR-associated endonuclease Cas2, whose amino-acid sequence is MVYIIVVYDMRADRTRLMLNFLRKYLTHVQNSVFEGEVTEGDLETIRNHTQTLLNPDESTIIYRIGSEKYVDRTVIGEDPTDESRFL